GCGTTTTCGGTGCGCCTGGCGAAAACGCTTATTGATAAATTGTAGATAATTTATCGACAATGTACGCTAGGAAGGAACGGCGTCGAGCGTCTGCCTGCGCAAACTTTCGACCGACCGAACCCGTCCCCTGATCGATCCAACATGCCGAATTCTGACCCTCGCATTTTTCCTCTCGGTGACGAAGCGCTTGTCTGCGAAGCGCCGCCGCCCGCCACGCTCGAGGTCCAGCGCCGCGTCTGGGCCGTCGCCGCGCTCGCGCGCGGCTGGGCGCCGGTGCGCGAAGTGGTGCCCGGCATGAACAATCTGACGATCACCTTCGATCCGCTCTCGGCCGACGCCGCGGCGCTCGCCGGCGCGCTGCGGGAAGCCTGGCGCGACGCCGAAGACGCGAGCGAAGCCGGCCGCGAAATTGAGATACCGGTGGTCTATGGCGGCGACGACGGGCCCGATCTCGAAACGGTCGCGCAGCACTGCTCGCTCGCCGCCGCCGACGTTGCTGCGCGCCACGCCGCAGGCGTCTACACGGTGTTCTTCCTCGGTTTCCAACCCGGTTTCGCTTATCTCGGCGGACTCGAACCCCAGCTGCACACGCCGCGCCGCCGCGAGCCGCGCCTGACCGTCCCGGCCGGATCGGTAGGCATCGGCGGCGAGCAGACGGGCATTTATCCGGCCGCCTCGCCCGGCGGCTGGCAACTGATCGGCCGCACCGCCGCGAAGCTGTTCGACCCCGCGCGCAACCCGCCCACGCTGCTCATGCCCGGCGACCGCGTGCGTTTCACCATCGCGGAGCTCCACGCATGATCGAAGTCTTGCGCGCGGGCCTGCTCACCACGGTCCAGGATCTCGGCCGCCCCGGCTACCGCCATCTGGGCGTCGCCACCGGCGGCGCGCTCGATACGCTCGCGCTCGAAGTGGGCAACCGTCTCGTCGGCAACCGGCCCGACGCGGCTGGCATCGAGATCACCTTCGGCCCCGTCGCGCTGCGCTTCGCGCGCGCCACGCGCGTCGCCATTACGGGCACCGACTTCGGCGCCACGCTCGGCGGCAGCCCGGTCTGGTCGTGGTGGAGCCTGCCCGTGGCCGCCGGCGAAGAACTGGTGCTGAACGGCGCGAAGCGCGGCATGCGCGCCTATGTGTGCGTGGCGGGCGGCATCGACGTGCTGCCCATGCTCGGCTCGCGCAGCACCGACCTCGCGGCGGGCTTCGGCGGCCTTGCAGGCCGCGCGCTCAAAGACGGCGACCGCCTTGCCATCGGCGCCTCGTTCGCGCCGGGCCGCGAGCGCGCGGCGCTCGATCCCGGCGCGCCGGCCTTCGGCGTGAAGGCGCCCGTGTGGTGCAGCTTCGCGCTGGCCGACGAGCCGCATCACCGGCGCGGCCGCCATCCGGACGGCATGGCGTGGGCCGTGCCCGTGCGCGTGCTGCGCGGCCCCGAGTACGACAGCTTCACAGCCGAGGCGCAGCGCGCGTTCTGGTCCGACGAATGGCAGATCACGCCCAACAGCAACCGCATGGGCTTTCGGCTCACGGGCACACCGCTCGCGCGCACGAATGGCGCGGACCTGCTCTCGCACGCGGTGCTGCCTGGCACGATTCAGGTGCCGCCGAGCGGCCAGCCCATCGTGCTGATGGCCGACGCGCAGACCACGGGCGGCTACCCGAAGATCGGCGCCGTGATTCGCGCCGACTGGTGGAAGCTCGCCCAGGTGCGGCTGACCGGCGGCGTGCGTTTCATGGAAGCGACCCCGACCGCCGCGCGTGCGGCGCTGGAAGAGGAACGGGCGTATTTGCGGCAGATCGACGCCGCGATCGCCATGCACGACGAGCGCTATGCGAGCCGCCGCGCGAACGGAGTTTCAAGCGCGGCCGCGAGCGCGTGATTTTCAAGCACTATCGGAAAGACGAGCAGTAAGAGGAACACATCATGACCACTATCGATCTGAACGCCGATCTCGGCGAAGGCTGCGGCTCCGACGAGGCGCTGCTCGACCTCGTGAGCTCGGCCAACATCGCGTGCGGCTGGCACGCGGGCGGCGCCAATGCCATGCGCGAATGCGTGCGCTGGGCCGTGGAAAAAGGCGTGTCGATCGGCGCGCATCCGAGCTTCAACGACCCGGAGAACTTCGGCCGCAAGGAGATGAACCTGCCGCCCGAGGAGATCTACGCGGGCGTGCTCTACCAGCTCGGCGCGCTCTCCGCGATCGCTCAGGCCGAAGGCGGCCGCATCGCCCACGTGAAGCCGCACGGCGCGCTCTACAACCAGGCCGCGCGCGATCCGCAGATCGCCGAGGCGATCGTCTCCGCCGTGCATGATTTCGATCCTTCCGTGACGGTGTTCGCGCTCGCGGGCAGCGGGCTCGTGACGGCGGCGCGCGAGGCGGGGCTCGTCGCGATCGAGGAAGTGTTCGCCGACCGCGGCTACCGCGCGGACGGCTCGCTCGTGCCGCGCAGCGAGCCGGGCGCGCTGCTCGACGACGAAGACACCGTGCTCGCGCGCACGCTCGCGATGATCCGCGAGCAACGCGTGCAGGCCGTGAACGGCGCCTGGGTGCCGCTCAACGCGCAGACCATTTGCCTGCACGGCGACGGCCCGCATGCCCTCGCGTTCGCGCGGCGCATCCGATCGGCGCTCGACGACGCGGGCATCGGCGTGCGCGCGGCAGGCCCAGGCGAAGTCTGACGCTCCCTCGGCTTCAATGCAGCAAGGCGCGCGGCAAACGCCGCGCGCCGCTCGAACGGCAGCACCCAAGGTTTTCGCAAGGCAATCCCCCCGGCAGCGCAAGTTGCAGACGTAGTTGTACCCAGCAGGTTCGTAGTTGTACGAACGGCCATCAGAGCCGCGAAGTCAACGCCGCCACCCGCGGCAATCAACGACAAGCCAATACGTTTGGAGATCCACATGCAGAGCACCGTCAACTTATGGCCGCTAATCGGCGTGGCCGTCATCATCGCCGGCTTCTTATTGCGGTTCAATCCGATGCTGATCGTCGCCGCGGCGGCCGTCGTCACCGGTTTCGCCGGGGGCTTTCCGCCTGGCAAGATTCTCGCCGCCATCGGCACCGGCTTCATCAAGACCCGCAACATCCCGCTCATCATCCTGCTGCCGCTCGCGGTGATCGGGCTGCTCGAGCGCCACGGCCTGCGCGAGCGCGCGCAGATCTGGATCGGCAGCATCAAGGCGGCTACCGCCGGGCGTCTGCTCATCGTCTATCTGCTCGTGCGCGAACTCACCGCCGCTGTCGGACTGACGGGCTTGGGCGGCCATCCGCAGATGGTGCGGCCGCTCATCGCGCCGATGGCCGAAGGCGCGACTGAAAACCGCTTCGGCAAGCTCTCCGACGCCGTGCGCTACAAGCTGCGCGCGTACTCGGCCGCGACCGACAACGTGGGGCTTTTCTTTGGCGAGGACATCTTCGTCGCGTTCGGGGCGGTCGTGTTGATGGTCACGCTGCTCAAGGAAGCGGGCGTGTCGGTCGAGCCGATCCACGTGGCGCTCTGGGGCATCCCCACGGCGATCTGCGCATTTTTGATTCACGGCGCGCGGCTCTGGCTGCTCGACCGCAAGCTCGAACGGGAGCTGGGCGGCTTGCGCAAGGCGGCCAACGCCAAGGCTGCGGCTGCCGACCGGACGCAGGGAGACGAAGCATGACGCTCACCCTCAACTGGCTCTTCTGGCTGCTCGGCATCGTGCTGCTCGTCGTGGGCGGCATGATCGTGATGGACCGCGAGCATCCGCGCCGCTTCACGGCGGGCGGCTTCTGGCTGCTCTACGCGCTCATCTTTCTCGTCGGCGACCTGCTGCCCGCCGAAGTCGTGGGCGTGCTCGTGCTCGCCATGGCGCTGATCGCGGGTCTCGGCGGCGTGACCGCGGCCAAACCCAAGGTGCTCGCGCTCGAAACCCGTATCGCCAGCGCAAAGCGACTGGGCAACAAGCTCTTCGTGCCCGCGCTCACCATCCCCGTGATCACCGTCGTGATCACGCTCGCGGCCAGCCATCTCGTATTCGGCGGCACGCCGCTCTTCGACCCGAAGAACGTCACGCTGATCGGTTTCGGCATCGGCTGCGTGATCGCGCTCGCGATTGCCTGCATCATCACGCGCGACACCGTCGGCCAGTCGATGAAGGAAACGCGCCGCCTCGTCGACGCGCTCTCGTGGGCCGCCGTCCTGCCGCAAATGCTCGGCATGCTCGGTCTCGTGTTCTCGGATGCGGGCGTGGGCAAGGCCGTCGCGCACGTGACGACGTCGTACATCAACATGGACGTGCGCTTCGTCGCCGTCGTGGTCTATTGCGTGGGCATGGCGCTCTTCACGATCATCATGGGCAACGGCTTCGCCGCGTTTCCGGTGATGACGGGCGGCGTGGGCGTACCGGTGCTGGTGGGCATGTTCCACGTCAATCCCGCGATGATGGCCGCCATCGGCATGTTCTCGGGCTACTGCGGCACGCTCATGACGCCGATGGCCGCGAACTTCAACATGGTGCCCGCCGCGTTGCTGGAGCTGCCCGACAAGAACGCGGTGATACGCGTGCAGGTGCCCACGGCGCTTGGCATTCTCGCGGCCAATATCGTGCTGCTGAATCTATTCGGGTTCTGACGGACCGCACGCGCATCGCGCGGAAAAAGCCGGCGAACGCCGGCTTTTTGCGTTCAGGCGGCGCGCAGCGAAGCGGCGTCGAGCGCCTCGCAAAAGTGCGGAAAATGCCGCGCGACGAGTACCTCGGGCAGCAAAAACTGCGGAAAGCATTTCGACGTGTTGTGCGCATGAAGCACGTGCAGGCACAGGCCCGCGTCGTCGGTGACAAGCGCGATGCGCGCCGCGCGAGCGCGCGGCCGTGATGAAGCGTCCGTCTTCGTTGAACGAGCGCGGCTCGAACGGCTGTGCCGCCCACAACTCCTTCGTATAGACGTAGCTGAAGCCGTAGCCCAGATGGTTGTCGGCGAAGGCCGGGTTGTCCTGCGGGAAATTGAGCACCGTCATGGGCTCGGCGCACCAGCAAAAATGCAGGCCGCTCTTGCGCATCAGGTCCCAGTACGCGAACTGGCCGTACACGCAGCTGTACAGGAAGAACGCGCCGAGCTTCACGAACTGCGCGTCGTGCAAGCGCATTTGACCGAGCATCGTGCTCAGGTAGTCGGGCGCATAGACCTCGTCGTCGTCGAAATGCGCGATGACCTCGCCGCGCGCAAGCTCGGCCGCGAGATTGCGCTTTTCGCCAATCGTCAAACGCGTGCGCAGATGGCGGTAGACCACGCGCTCGTCGTTCAGACTCGCCATGAAGGCGCTGGGCGTGTCGCTGTCGTCGATCACGATCCATTCGAGCCCGGGCATGCGCTGCGACGCGAACGAGCGGTACGCAAGCGGCAAGAACGCTTCACGGTTCCAGGTGGGCGTGACGACGCTCACGCAGGGCGCGTTCGCCTGAGCGGCGGACGAAGGGAACATGGTGGCAACCTCAGCAGCACAAAACCCGCATGGTAGGCGCGCGCGCAAGCCGCCGATATCGAAGGTTGACTAAACGAACTGACGTTTGATCGGGCGCAAGGATGCGGCGAGCGGCGCCGAGGCCAGCGTTCAACCCGGATCGACGTTGAACCCACGCTGGCGCAGCAGCTGGAGCACGCCTCTCGGGCCCCCCAGGTGCAGGGCGCCGACGGCCACGAAGAGCGGCTTGTTGGGCGCCACGTATTGCTGCATACGCGCAACGAAGCGCCGGTTGCGCTCGTAGACGATGCGGTTATCGACCGACGCCGCCACTCGCGCGTCGTGCGAAAGCTTTTCGGTGCGCGCCGACTCCCAGGCGGCGATCGCGTCGGCGTCGCCCACGCGCCACAGGTGCAGGAGCGTTTGGACGTCGGACACATTTTGCGCCGGCGTTTGCGCGAGATCCTGGGCGAGCATCTCGCGCTGCTGCGCAAGGCTCAGGTTCGTGAAGGCGCGCATCTGCTCGGAAAGCGTCTCCAGCCCGACGATGCGGCGGCCCTTCCAGCGCAGGAACACGTTCTGCAGTTGCGCCTCGGTGCCGTATTCGGTCTGCAGACCGGCGCTCAGCGAATCGTAGGTTTCCACGAGCAGCGCGGCGAGCCACGGCCGCATCTTGCGGATTTCGGCAAGCGCTTCGGGATTGCCGCGCATGCGCGCCTCGAGTTTCTGCCACAGCGGATCGGGCAAGAGGCCTGGCAGGCACGGCTTCTTGCACACCCCGTATTTCGAGACGTCGTCCTGGGAAACGAGCAGATCGTCGGGGGAAAGCTCGAGCGCGAGAATGGGCGACGCGGCGAGCGCCGCGAGAATCGGTGGCCGAAACGGCTGGCCAGGCGGGTAGTCGGCGGGGTCGCCCACATGGAGCGTGCCGAGCAGATAGATCGTGAGATTGCCGCGCGTGGCGACGTAGAACGGCATGCGCGCAGGCTGCGTGCGCACCGGACCGCCAGCCGTCGTGCCGGAGGCGTAGCTCGGCACGGCAGGCGCGGCATGAAAGCCGGGAATGCCGCCGTTCGAGCCGCGCGCAGCACCTGGCGGCACGGGCACGGCCGGCCGCACACCGGGCGTGTCCGCGACGGCGCCACCGGCGAATGCATCGCCCGGCGCGCCTGCGAGCGTGCCGAGCGCGAACGCCAGCAAGAGCGCTGCGCTCGACGCCGTCTTCAACGCCGCGCGCAACGCCACAGCAACTGCCACAACGAACGCCAAACCCAAAACCACACCGAATGTCACGCCACCAGCCGTAGACAGCCCGGCAACCACGGCAAAAGCGGCAGCCGGAACGATTGAAAGAGCGGCGGAGAAAACGGTGGAAAAAACAGTGAAAAAGGCGGCGCGATGGCCGCCCATCAACTGGCGGCGCGTAGCATTAAAGCGACGCGCCGCCGTCGCTTCAGGCCGGCATAGGCCGCCCATCCTCTTCCCCCACCTCCTCTGCACGATGGCAGGATACCTGACGGCCGTCCACTTCGCGAAGTGCAGGAACTTCCTTACGACACCTGTCGATCGCGTATGGACAACGTTGGTGGAACGTGCAACCAGAAGGCGGGTTGAGCGGCGAAGGCAGTTCGCCCTCGAGCTTGATCTTCACGCGGCGGTCCGCTTCGAAAATCGCGGGCGTGGCCGAGAGCAGCGAGCGCGTGTACGGATGGCGCGGGCGCGAGATCACTGTGTGCTTGTCGCCGAGTTCCGCCACGCCGCCCAGATACATCACCATCACGTCGTCGGCAACGTGCTCGACCACGGCCAGGTTGTGCGAAATGAACACATAGCTCGTGCGGAACTGCTCCTGCAAGTCCATGAACAGATTGAGAATCTGCGCCTGGATCGAGACGTCGAGCGCGGAAACCGGCTCGTCGGCCACGACGATCTGCGGGTCGAGGATCATCGCGCGCGCGATCGCCACGCGCTGGCGCTGGCCGCCCGAGAACATATGCGGATAGCGCTTGGCGTGCTCGGGCCGCAGGCCGACGATGCGCATCATGTGCGCAATGCGGTCCGCGCGCTCGTTCGCCGTAAGACGCGTGTTGATGGCGAGCGGCTCACCAAGCGTCTGCTCCACGGTCTTGCGCGGGTTGAGCGAGGCGAACGGGTTCTGGAACACCATCTGCACGCGCCGGCGCAGCGCGGCGATCTTCGCCGCGTTTGCGTGCGCAACGTCCTCACCGTCGATGGTGAGCTTGCCCGAGGTGGGCGGCTCGATCATCGTGAGCTGGCGCGCGAGCGTCGATTTGCCGCATCCCGACTCGCCCACCACGGCGAGCGTGCGCCCGCGCGTGAGCGAGAACGACACACCGTTGAGCGCCTTCACCGTACCGGTGCCGAACATGCCGCGTTTGACGCTG
The Paraburkholderia acidiphila genome window above contains:
- the pxpB gene encoding 5-oxoprolinase subunit PxpB, with amino-acid sequence MPNSDPRIFPLGDEALVCEAPPPATLEVQRRVWAVAALARGWAPVREVVPGMNNLTITFDPLSADAAALAGALREAWRDAEDASEAGREIEIPVVYGGDDGPDLETVAQHCSLAAADVAARHAAGVYTVFFLGFQPGFAYLGGLEPQLHTPRRREPRLTVPAGSVGIGGEQTGIYPAASPGGWQLIGRTAAKLFDPARNPPTLLMPGDRVRFTIAELHA
- a CDS encoding 5-oxoprolinase subunit C family protein — its product is MIEVLRAGLLTTVQDLGRPGYRHLGVATGGALDTLALEVGNRLVGNRPDAAGIEITFGPVALRFARATRVAITGTDFGATLGGSPVWSWWSLPVAAGEELVLNGAKRGMRAYVCVAGGIDVLPMLGSRSTDLAAGFGGLAGRALKDGDRLAIGASFAPGRERAALDPGAPAFGVKAPVWCSFALADEPHHRRGRHPDGMAWAVPVRVLRGPEYDSFTAEAQRAFWSDEWQITPNSNRMGFRLTGTPLARTNGADLLSHAVLPGTIQVPPSGQPIVLMADAQTTGGYPKIGAVIRADWWKLAQVRLTGGVRFMEATPTAARAALEEERAYLRQIDAAIAMHDERYASRRANGVSSAAASA
- the pxpA gene encoding 5-oxoprolinase subunit PxpA, with amino-acid sequence MTTIDLNADLGEGCGSDEALLDLVSSANIACGWHAGGANAMRECVRWAVEKGVSIGAHPSFNDPENFGRKEMNLPPEEIYAGVLYQLGALSAIAQAEGGRIAHVKPHGALYNQAARDPQIAEAIVSAVHDFDPSVTVFALAGSGLVTAAREAGLVAIEEVFADRGYRADGSLVPRSEPGALLDDEDTVLARTLAMIREQRVQAVNGAWVPLNAQTICLHGDGPHALAFARRIRSALDDAGIGVRAAGPGEV
- a CDS encoding DUF969 domain-containing protein, yielding MQSTVNLWPLIGVAVIIAGFLLRFNPMLIVAAAAVVTGFAGGFPPGKILAAIGTGFIKTRNIPLIILLPLAVIGLLERHGLRERAQIWIGSIKAATAGRLLIVYLLVRELTAAVGLTGLGGHPQMVRPLIAPMAEGATENRFGKLSDAVRYKLRAYSAATDNVGLFFGEDIFVAFGAVVLMVTLLKEAGVSVEPIHVALWGIPTAICAFLIHGARLWLLDRKLERELGGLRKAANAKAAAADRTQGDEA
- a CDS encoding DUF979 domain-containing protein, which codes for MTLTLNWLFWLLGIVLLVVGGMIVMDREHPRRFTAGGFWLLYALIFLVGDLLPAEVVGVLVLAMALIAGLGGVTAAKPKVLALETRIASAKRLGNKLFVPALTIPVITVVITLAASHLVFGGTPLFDPKNVTLIGFGIGCVIALAIACIITRDTVGQSMKETRRLVDALSWAAVLPQMLGMLGLVFSDAGVGKAVAHVTTSYINMDVRFVAVVVYCVGMALFTIIMGNGFAAFPVMTGGVGVPVLVGMFHVNPAMMAAIGMFSGYCGTLMTPMAANFNMVPAALLELPDKNAVIRVQVPTALGILAANIVLLNLFGF
- a CDS encoding glycosyltransferase family 2 protein, producing MFPSSAAQANAPCVSVVTPTWNREAFLPLAYRSFASQRMPGLEWIVIDDSDTPSAFMASLNDERVVYRHLRTRLTIGEKRNLAAELARGEVIAHFDDDEVYAPDYLSTMLGQMRLHDAQFVKLGAFFLYSCVYGQFAYWDLMRKSGLHFCWCAEPMTVLNFPQDNPAFADNHLGYGFSYVYTKELWAAQPFEPRSFNEDGRFITAARSRGAHRACHRRRGPVPARASCAQHVEMLSAVFAARGTRRAAFSALLRGARRRFAARRLNAKSRRSPAFSARCACGPSEPE
- a CDS encoding TraB/GumN family protein; its protein translation is MAVAVALRAALKTASSAALLLAFALGTLAGAPGDAFAGGAVADTPGVRPAVPVPPGAARGSNGGIPGFHAAPAVPSYASGTTAGGPVRTQPARMPFYVATRGNLTIYLLGTLHVGDPADYPPGQPFRPPILAALAASPILALELSPDDLLVSQDDVSKYGVCKKPCLPGLLPDPLWQKLEARMRGNPEALAEIRKMRPWLAALLVETYDSLSAGLQTEYGTEAQLQNVFLRWKGRRIVGLETLSEQMRAFTNLSLAQQREMLAQDLAQTPAQNVSDVQTLLHLWRVGDADAIAAWESARTEKLSHDARVAASVDNRIVYERNRRFVARMQQYVAPNKPLFVAVGALHLGGPRGVLQLLRQRGFNVDPG
- a CDS encoding peptide ABC transporter ATP-binding protein encodes the protein MNAVQQHAAHEDHGDDKVLIADDLKKHYSVKRGMFGTGTVKALNGVSFSLTRGRTLAVVGESGCGKSTLARQLTMIEPPTSGKLTIDGEDVAHANAAKIAALRRRVQMVFQNPFASLNPRKTVEQTLGEPLAINTRLTANERADRIAHMMRIVGLRPEHAKRYPHMFSGGQRQRVAIARAMILDPQIVVADEPVSALDVSIQAQILNLFMDLQEQFRTSYVFISHNLAVVEHVADDVMVMYLGGVAELGDKHTVISRPRHPYTRSLLSATPAIFEADRRVKIKLEGELPSPLNPPSGCTFHQRCPYAIDRCRKEVPALREVDGRQVSCHRAEEVGEEDGRPMPA